Within the Deltaproteobacteria bacterium genome, the region GCGGCGTGTTGATACGAAACAGGATCGGAAACCTCGCCGGCCCCGGGGCGATGTCGCGGCTTGCTGCCGTCGAGCTTGTGCCCCGCACCTGGTACAACCCCGATCTGAAGAGCCGTTGGTTCTATGTCCCGGCGATCCTCGCGATGGTCATCATGGTGATGACGATGGTCATGGCATCCATGGGAGTGGTCCGCGAGAAGGAGATCGGCACCATGGAGCAGGTGATCGTGACCCCGATCCGATCGTGGCAGCTGATCGTCGGGAAACTGTTTCCTTTCGCTGTCATCGGAATCGTCGATCTCCTTCTGGTGACTTCCATCGCCGTATGGCATTTCCGCGTGCCTCTTCGCGGGTCCTTTATCCTCCTTGTTCTTCTTACATGTTTGTTCCTCCTTACGACGTTGGGCCTGGGCCTCCTCGTGTCGACCCTCGTCCGCACGCAGCAACAGGCGATGATGGCCTCCGGGTTCCTTCTGATGACGCCGATGGTCTACTTGTCCGGGCTGCTTTTTCCGATAGAGAACATGCCCGCCGCGATCCAGTACGTCACCTACGCCGTCCCGCTTCGTTACTATGCGACCGTCATCCGCGGGATCTTCCTCAAGGGAAGCGGGATCGGGGTCCTTTGGCCGGAGGCGCTTGCCATGGCGGGTTTCGGGGTCTCCCTGCTGACCATCGCATCGCTCCGGTTCAGGAAACGGCTCGACTGAAGCGGCATCATATATTGTGCGATCACTCCTTGAAAAACGATCATGCCGAGGGGGATTCCGATGAGATATCTCATTCTGGGATGCGGTCCCGCCGGTGTCGCCGCCGCGAAGGCCATCCGCGGGAAAGATCCGAATGCCGGAATCGTAATCGCGACGGAGGAGCGGGACCCGCCGTATTCAAGACCGTTGCTGACCGAGTTGATCGCGGGCCGGGTGGGACGCGCCGCGATTTCAGAGCCTCAGGCCGCCGACCTTTCGGAACTGGGGATCGACGTCCGCCTCGGGATGCGCGCTTCGAAGCTCGATACCGCGGGAAATCGTGTTGTATTTTCCGACGGAACCGGGTCGGCGTACGACGTCCTTCTAGTGGCGACCGGCGGGAAGCCCGGCATTCCGCCCGCGCTGCGGATCGGCCACCCGTCGGTGTTGCCGTTCGATTCACTGGAAGACACGTTGAAGATCCTCGAGCGTGTCCCGCCGCGGGGGACCGTTGCGGTGTGCGGGCCGGGGTTTCTCGCGATCGTTACGAGCAGCGCCCTGCGGAAACGGGGAAACGGCGTGGTCTGGTTCCGTTCCGACAAACCACGCCACGGCTACCCGATCGGGGGGGAACTGGAAGCCAACATCCTCGATTCGGTCAGGAACACCGGCGTAAGGATACTCGACGGACATGACATCGCCGAACTGCGTGAGGTCGCAGGAGGTCTCGAGGCCGTTCCGACCGTCGGCGGCCCACCGGTCCGTTGCGATGCAGTCGTGATCGCGAACGAGCGGTCGCCTTCGACAGGATTTCTTGCCGGCAGCGGGGTGGAGACGGGAGCCGGGATTCTCGTGGACGACCGTCTTAGAACGAACGTTCCGAACATCTACGCCGCCGGCGACTGCGCCGAGCTTTTCGAC harbors:
- a CDS encoding ABC transporter permease, with translation MRILLQVIVKEFLQLRRDRKILPMIFIAPAIQLVLFGYAANLDVSGIPLLLVDQDRTAASRELAERFTGSGYFVLAGYEDGTAAVERWLVDGRAQVALVIAPGFGKETAAGRSPRVQLIADGSDSNSAVVGLGYASRIISEKSGVLIRNRIGNLAGPGAMSRLAAVELVPRTWYNPDLKSRWFYVPAILAMVIMVMTMVMASMGVVREKEIGTMEQVIVTPIRSWQLIVGKLFPFAVIGIVDLLLVTSIAVWHFRVPLRGSFILLVLLTCLFLLTTLGLGLLVSTLVRTQQQAMMASGFLLMTPMVYLSGLLFPIENMPAAIQYVTYAVPLRYYATVIRGIFLKGSGIGVLWPEALAMAGFGVSLLTIASLRFRKRLD
- a CDS encoding FAD-dependent oxidoreductase; the encoded protein is MRYLILGCGPAGVAAAKAIRGKDPNAGIVIATEERDPPYSRPLLTELIAGRVGRAAISEPQAADLSELGIDVRLGMRASKLDTAGNRVVFSDGTGSAYDVLLVATGGKPGIPPALRIGHPSVLPFDSLEDTLKILERVPPRGTVAVCGPGFLAIVTSSALRKRGNGVVWFRSDKPRHGYPIGGELEANILDSVRNTGVRILDGHDIAELREVAGGLEAVPTVGGPPVRCDAVVIANERSPSTGFLAGSGVETGAGILVDDRLRTNVPNIYAAGDCAELFDWGSGHSRINFGLRSAIKQGRLAGENMAGAEKLYARETSDYFWILFGPALLDRIK